Part of the Verrucomicrobiota bacterium genome is shown below.
CAAGCGCCTGATTGAGGAAGCGCCGTTGCGGGCCAGGCAGGCGGAGGAGCGCCGGGAACAAGAACGCGTGGAGCAGAGCGAACGGCGCCACCAGCAGGTCGTGCTCCGAACGAACACCGGCAGGAGCCCTTTTGATGCGTCGGATGTGCTCCACGGCACCGGGGACGAAGAATCGGGAGATGAACGCCCGACGAAGCCCCGTCGCGCCCAGCGTCGTGCCGCCCGGACCCAGTTGGCGGTGATGCTGGTGGCGGTGATGGTGGCGGGTGCATTTGTACTTTTTTTACTGGTCCAACTGATCCAGCATCTGGGATGAGTCCGGAAGATCTCGATGTCGAGTACGTCGCCGAATTAGCCCGCATCAAACTCACCCCCGAAGAGGTTGCCACATTCCGGTCTCAGCTTGGGCACATTCTTGATCACGTCGCCAAGCTGAACCGGTTAAACGTTGCCGGAGTGGAGCCTACGGCCCACAGTTTCCCTCTCTACAACGTATTTCGGGCCGACGAGGTAAGGCCGGGCCTGCCCAGGGAAGACGCGCTGGCCAACGCTCCCCGCCAGGCACAGGGATTATTTCTGGTGACGAAAGTTTTGGATTAAGGCTGTGGATCAGATCTTTACGCTCGATGTGCACGGGTTGCGCTCGAAGATCGCCGCAAAGGAAGTGTCGCCCATTGAGGTGGTGCGGGCCTTGGCGCGCCGGATCGAGGCGGTGGATCCCGCGATTCGGGGGTACCTTTCCTTTGACCTGGAACAAGCGATCCGCGACGCCGAAGCAGCTGACGTGACCAGGCCGCTCGGCGGTGTGCCGATCGCGATCAAAGACCTTATCAGTGTCCGGGGCGCACCCTGCACGTGCGGGTCCAAGATCCTGGCCGGATACCGTGCCCCGTACGACGCGACGGTGATTACCCGGCTGCGTGCGGCCGGGGCGATACCGTTCGGTCGCGCCAACATGGATGAATTTGCCATGGGATCGTCGACCGAGAATTCAGCGTTCGGCCCCACCCACAACCCGTACGATCCGGCTCGAACCCCGGGCGGTTCCAGCGGCGGGTCGGCGGCGGTGGTGGCATCCGACGAGGCGTTCACTGCGCTGGGGTCAGATACCGGAGGTTCGATTCGCCAGCCGGCGGCCTTTTGCGGGTGCGTGGGTCTGAAACCGACTTACGGCCGGGTGTCGCGTTACGGTCTCGTGGCTTTTGCATCGTCCCTCGACCAGATCGGCCCGTTCACGAAGACTGTCCGGGATGCGGCCTTGCTCCTACAGGTGATTTCGGGCGTGGATCCCTGCGACTCCACGTCGCTGAACGAACCCGTGCCGGATTTCACGGCCGGCCTCGAACGGGGGGTCAAGGGAATGCGGCTCGGGCTGCCGCGTGAATACTTCATCAGCGGGCTGGATCCGCAGGTGGAGCGGGCCGTCCGCCGGGCGGTTGACCATTATGGGAAGCTCGGTGCCGACGTCGTGGAGGTTTCGCTCCCCCACACCGAGTACGCGCTCAGCACCTACTACATCATCGCCCCTGCCGAGGCATCGGCAAACCTCGCACGCTTCGACGGCGTCCGGTACGGTTACCGGGCGGAACAACCGGCGGACCTGCCGGACCATTACGGCCGTACCCGGGAAGCGGGATTTGGGGCGGAGGTAAAACGCCGGATCATCCTGGGCACGTACGCGTTGAGTTCGGGGTATTACGACGCCTACTACTTAACCGCGCAAAAGGCGCGTACGCTCATTCGTGAAGATTTTTCCCGCGTGTTTAAGGAGGTTGATGCCGTGATCTGTCCTACCTCGCCCACGCCGGCGTTCAAACTGGGTGAACGGGCAAACGATCCGCTGAGCATGTACCTGGCCGACGTTTTTACACTGGCTGCGAACATCGCCGGGATTTGCGGCATCAGCATTCCCTGCGGGTTTGCGGAGGTGGAAGGCAAATTTTTGCCGATCGGCCTCCAGATCCTCGGCGACACCCTCGAGGAAGCCCGGCTCCTGCAGGTCGCCAACGCGTACGAGCAAACGACCGACTGGCACAAACGGCGGCCCGGGCTCGCGGGCGTAACGGGTAACGCGTAACGCGTGGCGGGTGGCGGGTGGCGGGTGCATTTGCCGAGGTTGCTCTTCCCATGTCAGGCAAGGTCGCGAACGCCGTCAACGCGTTAC
Proteins encoded:
- the gatA gene encoding Asp-tRNA(Asn)/Glu-tRNA(Gln) amidotransferase subunit GatA, producing the protein MDQIFTLDVHGLRSKIAAKEVSPIEVVRALARRIEAVDPAIRGYLSFDLEQAIRDAEAADVTRPLGGVPIAIKDLISVRGAPCTCGSKILAGYRAPYDATVITRLRAAGAIPFGRANMDEFAMGSSTENSAFGPTHNPYDPARTPGGSSGGSAAVVASDEAFTALGSDTGGSIRQPAAFCGCVGLKPTYGRVSRYGLVAFASSLDQIGPFTKTVRDAALLLQVISGVDPCDSTSLNEPVPDFTAGLERGVKGMRLGLPREYFISGLDPQVERAVRRAVDHYGKLGADVVEVSLPHTEYALSTYYIIAPAEASANLARFDGVRYGYRAEQPADLPDHYGRTREAGFGAEVKRRIILGTYALSSGYYDAYYLTAQKARTLIREDFSRVFKEVDAVICPTSPTPAFKLGERANDPLSMYLADVFTLAANIAGICGISIPCGFAEVEGKFLPIGLQILGDTLEEARLLQVANAYEQTTDWHKRRPGLAGVTGNA
- the gatC gene encoding Asp-tRNA(Asn)/Glu-tRNA(Gln) amidotransferase subunit GatC, translating into MSPEDLDVEYVAELARIKLTPEEVATFRSQLGHILDHVAKLNRLNVAGVEPTAHSFPLYNVFRADEVRPGLPREDALANAPRQAQGLFLVTKVLD